The following coding sequences are from one Nicotiana tomentosiformis chromosome 3, ASM39032v3, whole genome shotgun sequence window:
- the LOC138907912 gene encoding uncharacterized protein, which produces MKKKLEDAKGLWPKILPEVLWAYRTTLKTNMREMPYSLIYVIEVVIPVEVEEPSLRYSYESGTSNDESRSHELDEIDERRDMAYIRMVVQKQQAKRYFNKKEKVRPLKVGDYVLKAKTQASKDPREGKLGTNWNGPYKIIAKANKGSFQLKTMEGKQIPNNWNINHLSHVLNG; this is translated from the coding sequence atgaagaaaaagcttgaAGACGCCAAGGGATTATGGCCGAAAATACTGCCAGAAGTATTATGGGCGTATAGAACTACTCTGAAGACGAACATGAGAGAGATGCCCTACTCTTTGATCTATGTGATAGAGGTAGTGATACCGGTCGAAGTTGAAGAACCCAGCTTAAGGTACTCCTACGAAAGTGGTACTAGTAATGATGAGAGTAGAAGCCATGAACTCGATGAAATCGatgaacgaagagatatggcgtaCATTAGGATGGTCGTCCAAAAACAGCAAGCAAAACGCTATTTCAACAAGAAAGAAAAGGTTCGgccgctcaaagtcggggactatgtTCTCAAAGCCAAAACGCAAGCGAGCAAAGATCCACGGGAAGGCAAGCTGGGAACTAACTGGAACGGCCCATACAAAATCATAGCCAAAGCAAACAAAGGTTCGTTCCAATTAaagacaatggaaggaaagcaaataccgaacaactggaatatcaaccacctcaGCCATGTTTTAAATGGTTAA
- the LOC138907911 gene encoding uncharacterized protein, giving the protein MYLSSPPLLSKTEPGEHLLIYLVISKVAVSAVLIRESKGTQSLIYYISKTLINAKTRYPYLEKLALALVIASRKLRPYFQCHLILVVTTFSIKGILHKPELSETLAKWAIKLSEHDITYQSRTAIKLQVLVDFVVNFSAKIMPEVKKEVVQASLQTQDLWVLYTDGTSNAYGSGLGLILEVPTGEVICQSIRCPDMTNNEVEYEAVIVGLRLALKYGAK; this is encoded by the coding sequence ATGTATCTGTCATCACCACCTCTACTTTCAAAGACTGAACCTGGGGAACATCTCCTCATCTATCTGGTTATCTCTAAAGTAGCAGTAAGTGCAGTCCTAATTCGAGAAAGCAAAGGTACACAGTCtctcatctattacattagcaaaacactcatCAATGCCAAGACAAGGTACCCGTACCTCGAGAAACTGGCCTTGGCACTAGtcatagcttcacgaaagcttagaccctatttccaatgccaccttATCTTGGTCGTTACCACATTTTCCATAAAaggcattttgcataaacccgaactatcggagacgctggccaaatgggccatcaagctaagcgagcacgatatcacatatcaGTCGCGAACGGCAATAAAGTTGCAAGTGCTCGTCGACTTCGTCGTAAACTTCAGTGCAAAGATAATGCCTGAAGTCAAGAAGGAAGTCGTCCAAGCTTCCCttcaaacacaagacctctgggtcctatacaccgacGGCACATCCAACGCCTATGGATCCGGACTGGGACTCATACTTGAGGTCCCTACAGGCGAAGTAATTTGTCAATCCATAAGATGCccagatatgactaacaacgaggtcgagtatgaggccgtaattgtaggattgaggctagcactcaagtatgGGGCGAAGTAG